In the genome of Acidimicrobiia bacterium, the window TCGGCACCAACGCAGACCAATCGCAGCACGGAGTGTTGACCGAGTGGCCAGGGGTATTGAGCAACGACTTCTTCGTGAACCTGCTCGACATGGGGACCGTGTGGAAGGCGACATCAGACGCCGGGGACCTGTTCGAAGGTCGGGGCCGGGAAACCGGCGAATTGCGATGGACGGGGACCCGGACCGATCTGGTATTCGGTTCCAATTCCGAGTTATGGGCCGTCGCCGAGGTTTATGGCAGCGACGACGCCGAGCAGAAGTTCGTAGACGATTTCGTTGCCGCATGGAGCAAGGTCATGCACCTCGATAGGTTCGATCTCGCATGATCTGAGCGATCGGCCCTAGGATTTGGCTTTCTTTGCCGATTTGCCAGAGCTGTTGAGTTCGGCAGCTTGGGTAATGAGGGCTTTGAAGGCTGAGCCGTCGACGTTTTCGCCTTCGGCGATGTCGATGGCACGGCGAGTGTTTCCTTCGAGACTCGAGTTGAAAAGACCGGCGGGATCCTCCAAGGACGCGCCTTTGAAGAACGTTAGTTTCACGACATTCTTGTAGGACTCGCCAGTGCAGATGATGCCGTTGTGTGACCAAACCGGCGTGCCGGGGGAGGAGGCTTTGGCCCATTTCCACTCCTCGATCACGTCCGGGAGTGCTTCGTGGATCAGCTTGCGCATCCTGCTGAGGGTTTCCCCGCGCCAGTCCCCGAGTACTGAGATTCTCACCGAGATGAGTTCCGACGCCGACTGGCTTTGGTTCGCTTGCGAATCGTCCATGGACGCATCCTAGAAGCCTCAACCCTCGCGTGATCGAGCGGTGAGGAAGCCGGG includes:
- a CDS encoding DUF1801 domain-containing protein → MDDSQANQSQSASELISVRISVLGDWRGETLSRMRKLIHEALPDVIEEWKWAKASSPGTPVWSHNGIICTGESYKNVVKLTFFKGASLEDPAGLFNSSLEGNTRRAIDIAEGENVDGSAFKALITQAAELNSSGKSAKKAKS